In a genomic window of candidate division WOR-3 bacterium:
- a CDS encoding acyl-CoA dehydrogenase, protein MNFSLTEEQVMLRNMVKDFATKELEPKAAQIDSSSEFPYETIRKLADLGLLSMTIPEKYGGTNFDFVSLAIAIEEISRGCGSTGVITAVHNTLCAWPIVNWGTEEQKTKYLPRMATGELLGAFGLTEANAGSDPASMETKAVLKGDRYILNGSKRFITNAGAAQIFVVFAKTAPELGSKGVTAFIVERNFPGFSIGKHEDLLGLRATANGELIFEDCEVPKENVLGEANGGFKIALGTIDVSRIDIGAQAVGIAQAAFEKALAYSKERKQFGKPICEFEMIQAKLAEMATKIQASRLLVYYAAGQKDMGKSRFSQEAAMAKLFAATTAVEVTREAIQILGGYGYTKEYPVERYYRDAKCMEIYEGTSEIQRIVIARNLLV, encoded by the coding sequence ATGAACTTCAGTCTTACCGAAGAACAGGTAATGCTGCGAAATATGGTTAAAGACTTTGCTACAAAAGAGTTGGAACCCAAAGCTGCTCAGATTGATTCCTCATCCGAATTCCCTTATGAAACAATCAGGAAACTGGCGGACCTCGGGCTTTTGAGCATGACCATACCCGAGAAATACGGAGGTACTAATTTTGATTTTGTCTCGCTGGCGATTGCGATCGAGGAAATTTCCCGGGGGTGTGGTTCAACGGGGGTTATTACAGCGGTACACAACACCCTCTGTGCCTGGCCAATTGTCAACTGGGGAACTGAAGAACAAAAAACAAAATACCTTCCCAGAATGGCTACCGGGGAACTGTTGGGTGCTTTCGGCCTTACTGAAGCCAATGCCGGGTCAGATCCGGCATCGATGGAAACAAAGGCGGTATTAAAAGGAGACCGCTATATCCTGAATGGCTCCAAGCGTTTTATCACCAATGCCGGTGCCGCCCAGATCTTCGTTGTTTTTGCTAAAACTGCCCCCGAGCTGGGCAGTAAGGGAGTAACCGCTTTCATCGTCGAAAGGAATTTTCCAGGCTTCTCGATCGGAAAACATGAAGATCTCCTTGGATTACGTGCTACCGCAAATGGTGAACTTATTTTTGAAGACTGCGAAGTCCCCAAGGAAAATGTGCTGGGAGAGGCAAACGGCGGATTCAAAATTGCACTTGGTACCATAGATGTTTCGCGAATCGATATTGGCGCGCAGGCTGTAGGCATTGCACAAGCAGCATTTGAGAAAGCACTGGCTTACTCTAAGGAACGAAAGCAGTTCGGGAAGCCTATTTGTGAATTCGAAATGATTCAGGCGAAGCTGGCCGAGATGGCAACTAAAATTCAGGCGTCCCGACTGCTGGTATACTATGCCGCCGGTCAGAAAGATATGGGCAAATCAAGATTCAGTCAGGAAGCGGCTATGGCTAAGCTTTTTGCGGCAACAACCGCAGTTGAGGTCACTCGAGAAGCAATTCAAATACTCGGAGGTTATGGCTACACCAAGGAATATCCAGTTGAACGATATTACCGGGACGCAAAGTGTATGGAAATTTATGAGGGGACATCTGAAATTCAAAGAATCGTAATTGCCCGGAACCTGCTGGTTTAA
- the rdgB gene encoding RdgB/HAM1 family non-canonical purine NTP pyrophosphatase, producing the protein MKILFATNNQGKFNEVRWILHDTGWQLISLSEINHNVNVPETGQSYYDNAAIKARAAFSVYKSWTMAEDSGLEIDALGGKPGVLSARFFPPNTTYFERNRRILEMIIDLPAEKRTACFRCVVCLITPTGDGKCFEGVCRGRIAHTIRGGYGFGYDPIFIPEGYGLTFAEMGQEIKNRISHRAQAISRMVQFLKEYHRT; encoded by the coding sequence GTGAAAATACTGTTTGCCACTAATAATCAAGGCAAATTTAATGAAGTGCGCTGGATTTTGCATGACACCGGGTGGCAACTAATTTCATTATCCGAAATTAATCATAATGTTAACGTGCCCGAAACCGGGCAGAGTTATTACGATAATGCAGCTATTAAGGCGCGGGCAGCATTTTCAGTCTATAAATCGTGGACCATGGCTGAAGATTCGGGTTTGGAAATTGATGCGTTGGGTGGTAAACCCGGTGTGCTATCGGCTCGTTTTTTCCCTCCGAATACGACCTATTTTGAACGTAATCGGCGAATACTGGAGATGATAATTGATCTGCCCGCCGAAAAGCGTACCGCCTGCTTTCGTTGTGTTGTGTGCCTTATTACTCCGACCGGAGATGGAAAGTGTTTTGAGGGGGTATGCCGGGGGAGAATTGCCCATACGATTCGCGGTGGTTATGGGTTCGGATATGATCCGATTTTTATTCCGGAGGGCTATGGGCTGACTTTTGCGGAGATGGGGCAAGAAATTAAAAATCGCATCAGTCATCGGGCACAGGCCATTAGCCGGATGGTGCAATTTCTTAAAGAATACCACCGCACATGA
- a CDS encoding mannose-1-phosphate guanylyltransferase, translating to MSKIFGVILCGGKGERFWPKSRRRCPKQFIRLFERRSLIQATSDRIRKLCPIERQLFVAPEEFAGLIRQELGVKKENLILEPFGRNTAPAIGLAAATLYRDYPEAVMVVLPADHLIEPESEFHRAVRLAIKVAETGLLVTFGIIPTRPDTGYGYIEQGAVLLSKNGQTVYRVKTFREKPDKVTAQRYLRSGRFLWNSGMFVWRVDTIMNAFARFMPDFYKMLTLLSRYGSRKARAVIRKIYDQVESISIDYAIMEKAENAAVVRAGFNWDDVGSWLALERRLPVDKEGNTTSGLWFGINTNNCIIYTDEGVVGTLGIKNLVIARSGDALLVSTKDALSDLKQLLAKIKEHPQGARYL from the coding sequence ATGAGTAAAATTTTTGGTGTGATTCTCTGTGGTGGAAAAGGAGAGCGGTTTTGGCCTAAAAGTCGGCGGCGCTGTCCCAAGCAATTTATTCGACTCTTTGAACGCCGTTCGTTGATTCAAGCTACCAGTGATCGCATTAGGAAATTGTGCCCCATCGAAAGACAGCTATTTGTAGCTCCCGAAGAATTTGCCGGTCTTATTAGGCAGGAACTCGGGGTGAAAAAAGAGAATCTGATTCTTGAGCCATTTGGCAGGAATACCGCACCCGCAATCGGATTGGCTGCGGCGACTTTATATCGAGATTATCCTGAAGCAGTGATGGTTGTACTGCCAGCTGACCATTTAATTGAACCTGAATCTGAATTCCACAGGGCGGTTCGGCTGGCAATTAAAGTAGCAGAAACGGGGTTACTGGTAACATTTGGTATCATTCCGACCAGACCCGATACAGGATATGGTTATATTGAACAGGGGGCGGTACTTCTGAGCAAAAATGGACAGACGGTTTATCGTGTGAAAACATTCCGGGAGAAGCCGGATAAAGTGACAGCCCAGCGTTATCTCAGGAGCGGAAGGTTTCTCTGGAATTCCGGTATGTTTGTATGGCGAGTTGATACGATTATGAATGCTTTTGCCCGCTTTATGCCGGACTTCTACAAGATGTTAACACTACTGAGTCGTTATGGCAGTCGAAAGGCGAGAGCTGTTATAAGAAAAATCTATGATCAGGTGGAGTCTATTTCAATTGATTATGCGATAATGGAAAAGGCAGAAAATGCCGCTGTTGTCAGAGCCGGTTTTAACTGGGATGATGTGGGTTCTTGGCTTGCTCTGGAAAGGCGACTCCCAGTCGATAAGGAAGGTAATACTACTTCCGGGTTGTGGTTTGGTATCAATACCAATAATTGTATTATCTATACGGATGAAGGCGTAGTGGGTACCTTGGGAATTAAAAATCTGGTAATTGCCCGGTCCGGTGATGCCCTGTTGGTATCGACTAAGGACGCTTTGAGCGATTTGAAGCAGTTATTGGCAAAGATAAAGGAGCATCCGCAAGGAGCGAGATATCTGTGA
- a CDS encoding DUF3108 domain-containing protein, which yields MYVLLFIIAIAPAQEKLEYEIRYGPIVVGSMVLEHLEPVVIDGEWCEHLRAEVTIDQNFSWFFWAEYRFESWCRSKDWLTLRSYKKTLERNYRSEYYISFVHDSTVARYSDGRVFALPDSARDLLTLWYFLRTINWQENKGLTVNAHIDRRNWNLKFCISGRQMVKTRAGDFFCLAVTPITLSPLGTVFLSRDYRHLPVAIRSKIGGLTVTAFLRKINYKDE from the coding sequence GTGTACGTATTATTATTTATTATTGCCATTGCTCCTGCTCAAGAAAAACTGGAATACGAGATCCGCTACGGTCCAATTGTAGTTGGCAGTATGGTCCTTGAGCATCTGGAACCTGTGGTAATAGATGGCGAATGGTGTGAGCACCTACGTGCTGAGGTGACGATCGATCAAAATTTTTCGTGGTTCTTCTGGGCGGAATACCGGTTCGAGTCTTGGTGCCGCAGTAAGGATTGGTTGACATTGCGTTCCTATAAAAAGACCCTGGAACGAAATTACCGAAGTGAATATTACATCAGTTTTGTTCATGACAGTACCGTTGCCCGGTATTCTGATGGCAGAGTGTTTGCATTACCCGATTCCGCACGGGATCTCCTTACGCTATGGTACTTTTTGAGGACAATTAACTGGCAAGAAAACAAAGGTCTGACAGTTAATGCTCATATCGACCGCCGAAACTGGAATCTTAAGTTTTGTATCAGTGGCAGACAGATGGTTAAAACAAGGGCGGGCGATTTTTTTTGCCTTGCAGTTACACCGATTACCCTAAGTCCTTTGGGTACAGTATTCCTCAGCAGGGATTACCGTCACCTGCCAGTCGCAATTCGTTCCAAAATCGGCGGCTTGACAGTTACCGCATTTCTCCGTAAAATTAATTACAAAGATGAGTAA
- a CDS encoding aminotransferase class I/II-fold pyridoxal phosphate-dependent enzyme: MDIKTACIHYSSPQLSEGPVVSPIYQTSTFRFRDFQHGADLFAGKTHGYIYSRMLNPTVELLEDCIARLEGGFKALATASGMAAIHTVFTGLCSSGDHIICSESVYAPTAGLLHNFLSRLGITSSFIDSSDIEQVKSAFQTNTKLVFIETPGNPTLVVSDIAQIARLCRNRGTLLVVDNTFSSPILQRPLELGADIVIHSVTKFLNGHADVVGGIIVVRDENLYQQLRKTLNSFGGVMAPFEAFLVLRGIKTLALRMERHCENAQKIAQFLENHPKVSWVRYPGLPTHPQYQLAKRQMSRAGGLIAFELKGGLTAAQRLLNATHLFILAVSLGGVESLIQHPASMTHASMPVELRMRAGITDGLIRVSVGIEDVNDLIADLDQALQKV; encoded by the coding sequence ATGGATATCAAAACCGCGTGTATACATTATAGTTCGCCACAACTGAGTGAAGGTCCGGTAGTCAGTCCGATTTATCAGACCTCCACTTTCCGCTTCCGAGACTTTCAACACGGTGCAGATTTATTTGCAGGCAAAACTCACGGATATATTTACTCCCGGATGCTTAACCCCACGGTAGAACTGCTGGAAGACTGCATTGCCCGATTGGAAGGAGGCTTCAAGGCACTGGCGACCGCGTCCGGTATGGCAGCGATCCATACTGTTTTTACCGGTTTGTGTTCTTCAGGCGATCACATCATCTGTTCGGAATCTGTATATGCCCCGACAGCCGGCCTGCTGCATAATTTTCTCAGTCGTTTAGGCATAACTTCTTCATTTATTGACAGTTCAGACATAGAGCAGGTAAAATCCGCATTTCAAACTAATACTAAACTTGTATTTATCGAAACCCCGGGAAACCCGACACTGGTAGTCTCAGATATTGCCCAGATTGCCCGATTATGCCGGAACCGGGGAACCCTCCTTGTAGTTGATAATACTTTTTCGTCACCAATTCTGCAGCGGCCATTGGAACTGGGAGCCGATATCGTTATCCATTCTGTTACCAAATTCCTCAATGGTCATGCGGACGTAGTCGGAGGAATTATCGTTGTCCGGGACGAAAACCTTTACCAACAGTTGCGAAAAACTCTCAATTCTTTCGGGGGAGTAATGGCTCCGTTTGAAGCTTTTCTTGTTTTACGCGGAATCAAAACATTGGCACTGCGCATGGAACGCCACTGTGAAAATGCCCAGAAAATCGCTCAGTTTCTGGAGAACCACCCAAAGGTAAGCTGGGTCCGATATCCCGGACTCCCAACTCATCCCCAATATCAGCTGGCGAAAAGGCAGATGTCCCGTGCCGGCGGACTGATAGCGTTTGAACTCAAAGGAGGTCTTACTGCTGCCCAGCGTCTACTGAACGCTACCCACCTGTTTATCCTTGCGGTCAGCCTGGGGGGAGTCGAAAGCTTGATTCAGCACCCGGCTTCAATGACCCATGCTTCAATGCCTGTGGAACTGCGAATGCGGGCGGGAATTACTGACGGCTTGATAAGAGTTTCGGTGGGAATTGAAGATGTTAACGATTTAATTGCCGATCTTGACCAGGCACTCCAGAAGGTCTGA
- a CDS encoding DivIVA domain-containing protein — protein MALTPLEIRKKAFALSLRGYAPKEVRAFLTVVATEFEELRKERATLAEKVDELSARVAAYEKTENLLKETLLTAQQVAEELKASAERERALMIEQVKQEAERLQSDLQELKSRRALLLDEIRGIANTYLAIVERFEKENHDRVETENSGKRSGNKE, from the coding sequence ATGGCATTAACACCCTTGGAGATCCGCAAAAAGGCATTTGCCCTGTCATTGCGTGGTTATGCCCCGAAAGAAGTACGGGCATTTCTAACTGTAGTAGCCACTGAATTTGAGGAACTGCGCAAGGAACGTGCCACCCTGGCAGAAAAAGTTGATGAGCTTTCTGCGCGCGTTGCTGCTTACGAAAAAACTGAAAACCTCCTCAAAGAAACACTGCTCACCGCCCAGCAGGTTGCCGAAGAACTGAAAGCCAGCGCTGAGCGCGAACGGGCGCTTATGATTGAACAGGTTAAACAGGAAGCCGAACGTCTGCAGAGCGACCTGCAAGAACTGAAATCTCGACGTGCTCTCCTGTTAGATGAGATTCGCGGCATTGCAAACACTTACTTGGCGATAGTTGAAAGATTTGAAAAGGAAAACCATGATCGGGTTGAAACAGAAAATTCAGGAAAGCGTTCAGGCAATAAGGAATAG
- a CDS encoding purine-nucleoside phosphorylase — protein sequence MIGLKQKIQESVQAIRNRTAFKPEIGIILGTGLGRLADNIQADTTIPYATIPHFPIPTVESHGGRLILGMVNNRPVVAMQGRVHYYEGYEPQEITHPIRVMKELGIHTLIVSNAAGGLNPEFQAGDIAVITDHINLTSLNPLRGPNDETLGPRFPDMFQCYDPTLIAVAEQTARELGIRLVKGVYAWLTGPNLETGAEYRYLRIIGADLVGMSTVPETIVARHAGLRVLGFSVITDMGTPEQLKPVDLATVLKVASQAEPRLTRLVSELIGRI from the coding sequence ATGATCGGGTTGAAACAGAAAATTCAGGAAAGCGTTCAGGCAATAAGGAATAGAACCGCCTTCAAACCGGAGATCGGAATCATCCTCGGCACCGGACTCGGACGTCTTGCAGATAATATTCAGGCTGATACTACCATTCCTTATGCTACGATCCCCCATTTCCCGATTCCAACCGTTGAAAGTCATGGCGGCCGGCTGATACTCGGTATGGTCAATAATCGACCGGTAGTGGCAATGCAGGGACGGGTTCATTATTATGAGGGTTATGAGCCTCAAGAAATCACCCATCCGATCCGGGTAATGAAGGAATTGGGCATTCATACACTGATCGTATCAAACGCTGCTGGCGGACTCAACCCTGAGTTTCAGGCTGGCGATATCGCCGTAATTACTGACCACATCAACCTTACCAGCCTTAATCCCCTGCGTGGTCCCAATGATGAAACTCTCGGCCCACGATTCCCCGACATGTTCCAGTGTTATGACCCGACACTGATCGCCGTCGCCGAACAAACCGCTCGCGAACTCGGAATCCGGCTTGTAAAAGGTGTTTATGCCTGGTTAACTGGCCCAAATCTGGAAACCGGAGCAGAATACCGTTATTTGCGAATTATCGGCGCCGACCTCGTCGGTATGTCTACTGTTCCGGAAACGATTGTTGCCCGTCATGCCGGACTTCGGGTTTTGGGATTCTCGGTAATTACCGATATGGGCACTCCGGAACAGCTGAAACCCGTAGACTTGGCAACGGTATTAAAAGTCGCCAGCCAAGCTGAACCCCGTCTCACTAGGCTGGTATCAGAGTTAATTGGTAGAATTTGA
- the bamD gene encoding outer membrane protein assembly factor BamD: protein MLAVCAITLFTACPKRQEKPPVQQSSAAALEQALKLKQEKKYPQAQEAFTFVIFNFPGSTEAADAQFHLADCYFLSRNYQQAQSEFEFYLSNYPHGRYEEEAAFKLALSTFLAAPGPHQDQTQTRRAQELFLEFLERYPESAFRSKVQEALSQIDTRLAYNDLEAARLYFKAGEYKSALVYYQYIQQTWPNLTWQYVDRYRLGVCYLETGDTGKAKQVLSELVTDSAPLSVLRPAQRLLNRITSH from the coding sequence ATGCTTGCTGTTTGTGCCATTACACTTTTTACCGCCTGCCCGAAACGTCAGGAAAAACCGCCAGTACAACAGTCATCAGCTGCAGCACTCGAGCAGGCGCTCAAGCTCAAGCAGGAGAAAAAGTATCCGCAGGCACAGGAGGCGTTCACCTTTGTTATCTTCAATTTCCCGGGCAGCACCGAGGCAGCCGATGCCCAGTTTCACCTCGCTGACTGTTATTTTCTGAGCCGGAATTATCAGCAGGCACAGAGTGAATTTGAATTTTACCTCAGTAATTACCCTCACGGCAGATATGAAGAAGAAGCCGCTTTCAAACTTGCGCTTTCCACCTTTCTGGCAGCACCGGGCCCCCATCAGGACCAGACTCAGACTCGCCGTGCTCAGGAACTGTTCCTTGAATTTCTTGAGCGTTATCCGGAATCTGCTTTCCGCTCCAAAGTTCAAGAGGCACTTTCCCAGATTGATACTCGATTGGCTTACAACGATTTAGAAGCAGCCCGTCTCTACTTTAAAGCCGGAGAATACAAATCTGCTCTGGTCTACTACCAGTATATTCAACAAACATGGCCTAATCTGACTTGGCAGTATGTAGATCGTTACCGGCTTGGTGTCTGTTATCTTGAAACTGGTGACACCGGAAAGGCAAAGCAGGTACTTTCCGAACTCGTTACCGACTCTGCACCGTTATCCGTTCTCCGCCCGGCACAGCGTCTGCTGAACCGGATTACCTCTCACTGA
- the nadD gene encoding nicotinate-nucleotide adenylyltransferase gives MRLGILGGCFDPIHFGHLLVAEDVFEQLQLDRILFIPTFCPPRRPAPAATFLHRVQMVSRAIKGDRRFRLCRLEEKLPCPSYTVNTLQALHQVYPGARFYLIIGFDQYHTIHTWHQPEKLTRLAQLIVVSRPGVSRPPLYPQHQPHRVKLLDVIPVGISARIIRQRLALNKSIRYLVPPVVAQYIYRHRLYLNKKTKEELC, from the coding sequence ATGCGTCTTGGAATCTTGGGCGGTTGTTTTGATCCAATCCATTTCGGACACCTCCTCGTAGCAGAGGATGTTTTCGAACAGCTGCAGCTTGACCGGATTCTATTCATCCCGACTTTCTGTCCACCCCGGCGTCCGGCACCGGCTGCAACCTTCCTTCATCGGGTCCAGATGGTCAGCAGAGCGATAAAAGGCGATCGACGCTTTCGGCTCTGCCGGCTGGAAGAAAAACTTCCCTGTCCTTCCTATACAGTCAACACGCTTCAGGCACTACATCAGGTTTATCCCGGTGCAAGATTTTATCTTATCATCGGCTTTGACCAGTATCACACTATCCACACCTGGCATCAACCGGAAAAACTCACACGACTTGCTCAACTGATCGTCGTCAGCCGCCCCGGTGTGTCCCGACCACCGCTCTATCCCCAGCACCAGCCTCATCGGGTAAAACTGCTTGATGTTATCCCGGTCGGAATTTCTGCTCGGATCATCCGCCAGCGGTTGGCTCTGAACAAGTCCATCCGGTACCTAGTACCACCGGTGGTAGCACAGTATATTTACCGTCATCGTCTGTATTTAAATAAAAAAACAAAGGAGGAACTGTGTTAA
- the yajC gene encoding preprotein translocase subunit YajC: MLNIAFAQNQTQPQSGGGLGFIGSILPLILILVVLYFLIILPQQRRQKKHQEMLASLKRGDRVVFASGILGVITNVKENTFIVKIAENTEVEVEKSAIAYKIGSSS; this comes from the coding sequence GTGTTAAATATCGCTTTTGCCCAGAACCAGACTCAGCCCCAGTCAGGTGGTGGCCTGGGTTTTATCGGCAGCATACTGCCCCTGATCCTCATACTTGTCGTACTCTACTTTCTTATCATTCTTCCCCAGCAGCGACGTCAAAAAAAGCATCAGGAGATGCTCGCCAGCCTCAAGCGTGGCGACCGGGTAGTTTTCGCCTCCGGCATTCTCGGTGTCATTACCAATGTGAAAGAAAACACATTTATCGTCAAAATTGCCGAAAACACGGAAGTCGAAGTAGAAAAGAGTGCGATCGCCTACAAAATCGGCTCTTCCAGCTAA
- the def gene encoding peptide deformylase, protein MSTRTDPQEYPGTNRRIVLYGNPALRTITAPIREITPEILRLAADLQATLKASEGIGLAANQIGVPVSAFVLAPWQADVDLPLTFILNPEIIRTEGLIEEEEGCLSLPGIFEVIPRPEMVEVRGIDLRGHEIHLQATGLLARAIVHEFEHLRGILFIDHISELRRQLLQARLNALQETELRQCG, encoded by the coding sequence ATGTCAACTCGAACTGACCCTCAGGAATATCCCGGAACAAATCGCCGGATTGTCCTCTATGGAAACCCGGCACTGCGCACAATCACTGCACCAATTCGGGAGATAACGCCGGAAATCCTGCGTCTGGCAGCTGATCTTCAAGCCACCCTGAAAGCATCTGAAGGAATCGGACTGGCAGCAAACCAAATCGGAGTCCCGGTTTCTGCATTCGTGCTCGCACCCTGGCAGGCTGATGTTGACCTGCCGCTGACATTTATCCTCAACCCCGAAATCATCAGAACTGAAGGTCTCATTGAAGAAGAAGAAGGCTGCCTCTCCCTGCCCGGCATCTTTGAAGTCATCCCGCGCCCGGAAATGGTAGAGGTTCGTGGAATTGACCTCCGGGGACATGAAATTCATCTTCAGGCAACAGGACTGCTTGCCCGGGCGATTGTCCATGAATTCGAGCACCTTCGGGGGATTCTGTTCATCGACCACATCAGTGAACTCCGGCGTCAACTTTTACAGGCAAGACTCAACGCACTTCAGGAAACTGAACTTCGACAATGCGGTTAG
- the fmt gene encoding methionyl-tRNA formyltransferase: MRLVFFGSGTFALPALRALKNSTHELLAVITAPPAPQGRGLKTLPTPVAQLAAELGIPTLTPESPNSEQFLARLRELSPDCGVIVDYGYILKPALLTIPVHGFINLHPSLLPRYRGPAPIPRQLMEGCELTGVTIFQLDSGIDTGDILNQVELPILPDETAGELALRLAEKGAELLCITLDQISTGNVQRIPQNPALASRAPKITKSERWIDWRRPAQEIHNHIRALAPQPGALTRFRNRDLQILRSRKVSASNPETPGAIITDKNRLIVAAGTDRIEILELKPAGGKIITGRDFINGYHPQPGEIIGV, translated from the coding sequence ATGCGGTTAGTCTTCTTCGGCTCCGGAACATTCGCTCTGCCCGCACTCAGGGCACTGAAAAACTCAACTCATGAGCTTCTCGCGGTAATCACTGCTCCCCCAGCACCTCAGGGCCGGGGTTTGAAGACCCTCCCCACTCCGGTCGCCCAGCTTGCTGCTGAATTAGGTATCCCTACATTAACTCCTGAATCCCCGAACTCGGAGCAGTTCCTGGCTCGCCTGCGGGAACTGTCACCGGACTGCGGGGTAATTGTTGATTATGGATATATCCTCAAACCCGCTCTTCTCACCATTCCGGTGCACGGCTTTATCAATCTGCACCCTTCGCTCCTCCCCCGTTATCGCGGTCCGGCACCAATTCCCCGGCAGCTGATGGAAGGATGTGAACTGACCGGCGTTACCATATTCCAGCTGGACTCGGGCATTGATACCGGCGACATCCTGAATCAGGTTGAACTGCCAATCCTGCCGGATGAAACCGCAGGCGAACTGGCACTCCGTCTGGCAGAGAAGGGCGCTGAACTTCTTTGCATAACTCTTGACCAGATTTCTACCGGCAATGTCCAAAGGATACCTCAGAACCCCGCGCTTGCCTCCCGGGCACCGAAAATCACTAAATCTGAACGCTGGATTGACTGGCGCCGGCCGGCACAGGAGATTCATAACCACATCCGGGCGCTTGCGCCCCAACCCGGCGCCCTCACCAGATTTCGCAACCGGGACCTGCAGATTCTCCGTTCCCGAAAAGTCAGCGCATCAAATCCGGAAACACCCGGTGCCATCATCACTGATAAAAACCGCCTTATTGTTGCTGCCGGAACCGACCGGATTGAAATACTTGAACTTAAACCTGCGGGAGGTAAAATCATAACCGGCAGAGACTTCATCAACGGCTATCATCCGCAACCGGGTGAAATAATAGGAGTCTGA
- a CDS encoding PASTA domain-containing protein, with product MNKRGKKGVRVLIWFLVILILAGLILLFNNIIMPLIIQKGTEIEVPNLIGTTREEAIQTLNRIGLQPGEIRPVPNDSIPPNRVAAQYPRAGRRVKAGRQIDLDISTGSGLVRIPNLEGLPAANAITTLQRLGFVVTRVDSIRSPAVPAGRVVATSPPFGSQVRQGTEITLSVSTKTGTFPMPNLTGLNIETARGILAAHGLKLTQLKYAVSSEPEGTILFQYPEEGMPVITGDTVSLLVAQSAKENSR from the coding sequence ATGAACAAAAGAGGCAAAAAGGGTGTGCGCGTATTAATCTGGTTTCTGGTGATCCTCATCCTCGCCGGCCTGATTCTGCTTTTCAACAATATAATCATGCCCCTGATCATTCAGAAGGGCACGGAAATTGAGGTACCAAACCTTATTGGAACAACCCGGGAAGAGGCGATCCAGACCCTGAACCGGATTGGCCTGCAGCCCGGAGAAATCCGGCCAGTACCCAATGACTCCATCCCTCCGAACCGGGTGGCTGCCCAATATCCCCGTGCCGGGCGCCGCGTCAAAGCCGGGAGGCAAATCGATCTCGACATCAGCACCGGTTCCGGACTCGTTCGTATTCCCAACCTTGAAGGTCTGCCAGCAGCAAACGCCATTACCACCCTCCAGCGTCTGGGATTTGTCGTTACGCGGGTAGATTCAATCCGTTCTCCTGCAGTTCCTGCGGGACGGGTGGTTGCCACCTCTCCTCCATTTGGTTCCCAGGTCCGACAGGGAACGGAGATTACACTCAGCGTCTCCACAAAAACCGGCACCTTTCCCATGCCCAACCTCACCGGCTTAAATATCGAGACCGCAAGAGGCATACTTGCCGCCCATGGTCTGAAACTCACCCAGCTCAAGTACGCTGTCAGTTCCGAACCCGAAGGAACAATTCTGTTCCAGTATCCGGAGGAAGGAATGCCGGTGATCACGGGTGATACAGTAAGTCTGCTTGTCGCTCAAAGCGCAAAGGAAAACAGCCGGTGA